The nucleotide sequence tattgttacgatttgatatatataggttaaacctataactcaccaacatttttgttgacctttaaagcatgtttattctcaggtgaatactaagagcttccactgttgcatactaaaataaggacaagatttggagtccatgtttgtatgatattgtgtaaaaactgcattcaagaaactgatttcgatgtaacatatttgtattgtaaaccattatgtaatggtcgtgtgtaaacatgatattttagattatcattatttgataatctacataaagctttttaaacctttatttatgaaataaaggttatggtttgttttaaaatgaatgcagtctttgaaaaacgtctcatatagaggtcaaaacctcgcaacgaaatcaattaatatggaacgtttttaatcaataagaacgggacatttcatcactaacccgtaagcataacattcttctttatgttgcatgttagaagctctttctaactcacgaaatcctatgttgggatatgttgagtcaaaataggttcttaacccgtagcgtaaaattgcatttgggttccccgcatttaacgctttaaagaaaacacggcgtaacttacggtctccccaatgtgatataccccacctatcaaaggaaagccttttataaactaaggcatttttggaaagtatttcaaatgtttgacaagttaatttcatcataactaattgtgctgatgaattctgaccgactctagacaagatttcctcaatcatatcctatggtaggtcttctaaaatattcggttgtctacccttaacgtccattttgtttttatactgtaaaatagacaaggattagattcgtaaaagataattaacaaacaatacaagtaatttttacatagaacataaaagtacaagcacactataatacatataatacataacatgattacaaccctctaatctgaatcactggtttcttattcttcggacttggttcgttttcctaattttctagggatatatggtgttcctctaatacgagccgtcgctttccacaatggtttagaaaaacctggtggtttagaggtttccgggttattgttacattttaggaaatacggatgttgccgatacatataaagttcatcggggttggaatcaggtttctctatttttataacttttcccttattattttcttttgctttattaaattgggtcgaggtaatttctataacatcatcggaatcctcatcgggatccgattcatcagaaaattggtaatcttcccaatattttgcttcctcggaggaaacatcattgaccatttttaactttggtccgttggttgaggattttctttttttaatcgatttactgtaggtatcaatatttcttcctccggaacctcttcttcttccggttcttcctcttccggttcctcttcttccggttcctcctcttccggttcctcttcatccggttcctcttcgaaaatttgtgaatctttccaaaatatattcgactcttcattattattaggtgagtctatGGGATTTGtactataggtagacatctatcacacaatatcaaacacgttaagagattaatatatcacataatatttacatgttacaatttgtagtttccaacaaaaaatattaagcaatcatttttaaagaaacacggtcgaagtccagactcactaatgcatcctaacaaactcgataagacacactaatgcaaattttctggttctctaagaccaacactctgataccaactgaaatatcccgttcatattgattataaacgttccatattaattgatttcgttgcgaggttttgacctctatatgagacgtttttcaaagactgcattcgtttttaaaacaaaccataacctttattttatcgacaaggttaaaaggacaccacctagattatccagaaatgataatctaaaaatatcacacttacacactaccaatacatattggtttacaatattaatatgttacaacaaagtaaatcaagaatgcagttttaaacaatattatacaagcatgctgacaccaaatcttgtccatattttattatgcaacagcggaagatcttaataatcacctgagaataaacatgctttaaacgttaacaaaaatgttggtgagttataggtttaacctatatatttatcaaattgtaataatagaccacaagatttcatatttcaatatacaccccatacatagagataaaaatcattcatatggtgaacacctggtaaccgacattaacaagatgcatataagaatatcccttattattccgggaaatccttcggacatgataaaaacgaattcgaagtactaaagcatcaggtactttggatggggttcgttaggcccaatagatctatctttaggattcgcatcaattagtagatcggtttactaattcttagactaccaagcaaaaggggcatattcggcttcgatcattcacccatatactgtagtttcatttacttgtgtctatttcgtaaaacatttataaaactgcatgtattctcatcccaaaatattagattttaaaagtgggactataactcactttcacagatttttacttcgtcgagaagtaagacttggtcactggtcgattcacgaacctataacaaatatgtacatatatatcaaagtatgttcaaaatatatttacaatatttttaatacgttttaatgttttaagtttattaagtcagctgtcctcgttagtaacctacaactagttgtccacagttagatgtacagaaataaatcgatatatattatcttgaatcaatccatgacccagtatatacacgtctcaggctagatcacaactcaaagtatatatatttttggaatcaacctcaactctgtatagctaactcaaacattactgcatatagagtgtctatggttgttccaaataatatatatacatgggtcgatatgatatgtcaaaacatttacatacgtgtctatggtatcccaagattacacaatatattagaatacatgtataatacaatataagttagctaggatatgattaatatagatttgttaccaattttcacgtagctacaacaagcaaaattatccaatcttgttttacccataacttcttcgttttaaatccgttttgagtgattcaagttgctatggtttcatattgaaattaagtttatgaatctaaacagaaaaagtataagtttatagtcggaaatacagattacaagtcatttttgtaaaggtagtcatttcagtcgaaagaacgacgtctagatgaccattttggaaaaaatacttccactttgagtttaaccatgatttttggatatagtttcatgttcataagaaaaatcatttttccagaagaacaacttttaaatcaaagtttatcatagtttttaattaactaacccaaaacagcccgcggtgttactacgagcgcgtatatccggttttacggtgtctttcgtgtttttaggttttaaatcattaagttagcatatcatatagatatagaacatgtgtttagttgattttaaaagtcaagttagaaggattaacttttgtttgcgaacaaatttagaaattaactaaactatgttctagtgattacaagtttaaaccttcgaataaggtagttttatatatatgaatcgaatgatgttatgaacatcattactacctcttgttttgtagataaacctactggaaatgagaaaaatagatctagcttcaaaggatccttggatggcttgaaagttcttgaagtagaatcatgacacgaaaacaagttcaagtaagatttccactcgaaataagattgttaaagttataaaaattgaatcaaagtttgaatatgagtattacattgtattagaaagatatcttactgtaaataagaaagatttcttgaggttggatgatcactcaaagtggatttgcaagattggaagtaagctagcaaacttgaaagtgttgttggtgtgttcttgagtagttgttttataacttggtttatgtatggatttatgaactagattgagctagattttaatgaagatgatgaagaacacttagaacaatggaagaacacttgagagagagtagtttgatgcatgtaagttgcaaaatgaaagtgtttgtgtacaccaaCATTCACGTGAATTATGAttaatcatataggctccattagtttgttattttgtgagatatttcatgctagatgttaaataatggctcctacatggttaggtgactcacatgggctgctaagagctgatcattggagtgtatataccaatagtaaatacatttagaagctgtgtattgtacgagtacaaatacgagtgcatacgagtagaattgctgatgaaaatgaatgaggatgtaattgtaagcatttttgttaagtagaagtactttgataagtgtcttgaagtctttcaaaagtgtatgaatacatattaaaacactacatgtatatacattttaactgagtcgttaaatcatcgttagtcgttacatgtaaatgttgttttgaaacctttaggttaacgatcttgttaaatgttgttaacccattgtttattatatctaaagagatgttaaattattacattatcatgatattatgatatattaatatatcttagtatgatatatatacagttaaatgttgttacaacgataatcgttacatatatgtctcatttcgaaatcattaagttagtagtcttgtttttacatatgtagttcattgttaatacacttaatgacatgtttacttatcatttatcatgattaaacatagtgtatcaatatcttaatatgattcatatgtatttagtaagacgttgttataacgataatcgttatatatatcgttttcgagtttcttaattcaatagtctcatttttattatatcactcattgttaaaatacctaatgagatacttacttatcataatatcatgttaactatatatatatatatccatatatatatgtcatcatatagtttttacaagttttaacgttcgtgaatcaccggtcaacttgggtggtcaattgtctatatgaaacgtatttcaattaatcaagtcttaacaagtttgattgcttaacatgttggaaacacttaatcatgtaaatacaatttcatttaatatatataaacatggaaaagttcgggtcactacacgagaaAGCGCCGAAAACGCGCCTCGAAAAAGGAGCGTCGAAAACGCGCGTCGAAATCACGTGTCGAATTCGAATCCCTTTTAAGTAAACCCATTTAGGTCTTCAAGTAATTTTCTATTATGTGATTGACCCATTTGGTCTTCAAGTAATTTTTATATTATGTGtttggacccatttgggtctttAAGTAAACCCAATGGGCCCATTTTTGAAACTTTGAGTCTTGTTTGTCAGGTCTAGGTAAAAACCCCTAGGGTAAGGTTCAAATGCAAAACGTACGCAACTTCCGAGGCTCATGGAGTGGGCAGGTAACAAACAATATTTATTTTTGAATCAATATCGAGATGAAAGATGTAATTTGGGTAAATCTAAAACCCGTAAAAACTTCAACCTGGGTTACTATCAGTCCATGCACAAACTATTGTTGCAAGACGACCACACCAGCAATTCACCATCGCAATTTAGGGTTTGTGACCATATTCAGCTACAGGTATCGACAGAAAATAAAAAGGGAGAAAAAAGAGAGTGAAAAACGATTTGGGGATATAAGAAACCCTAAATAGTGGAGGGAAAAAGGTAATAAATGAAGCAAATAATTTTAACGGATGATTTTACCCATCACGTGTTTGGCACGTGATTACACTTGACGGTTGAAATAAACGTCCGTCAGAATTGGGGACCATTTACACCGGCTGTGTAAACCACAAGGACCACGAACGACGAAAATGAACATCAGGGACCATTTACCCCTTTTCATGTAAACCACATGGACCATTTATCCAATTTTCTCTAAATTAAATTTTATCAAGTTCCATCAGGTAGGAAAAATAGAAGTCACTTAGACCATTTTTAACGCGGCGTCAGAGGGGTCCCGTCAGACGCGCTGGCAGTGGGTGACGCCCCCTGACGCCCCTAGTGGGGCGTTACGGCTGATGCGGGAGGGGCGTCAGTGAAGTTTTTCACGCGTGGGTGAGGCAGCGTCAGGAGGACGTGGCGGCTTCTGATTGGCTGGAAATTTAAGCCGTTGGGTAACGGCtatatttgatttttttttcatttttttttaaattctatttatttttatctatataaaccCATCCATTCTACACTTTTAACAcacaatttttctttatttttctttgaaTTCTATcaattaaatcatacaattttctctCATCATCAATTATTTTTCTTTCATGGCATCGTATTTACTTAGTTTCGATTCCGATTCGGAAGACGAGCGTATTATTGCACTAATTCAACATTTAGAAGATGCTGATGACGAAGTCGAATCCGATCGTGTTCCAAGATCAcgaatttatattccaagaaatCGTGAAGAAGCTGCAGAAAACTTATGGAAGGATTATTTTAGTGACACACCCGTGTTTTCGCCATTTAAATTTAAAAGGCGTTTTCGTATGCGGATTGAACTATTTCTCCGAATATCGCAAGGTATTTCTAATTTCGATTCTCATGATACTCCCGAGCATTTTAGATTTTTTAGGGAACGTTTTGATGCTATCGGTCGGCCGACTTCTACAATATTGCAAAAAATGACTTCGGCTCTACGCCAATTGGCGTATGGAACTGCCGCCGATATGTTTGATGAATATTTAAAAATGAGTGAGCAAACCTCAATACTTTGTTTAGATAACTTTTGTAAATGTATTATTACATTATACAAAGAACATTACATGAGATCTCCCAATGCATACGATGTTCAACGTTTATATAGTAAGCATGAAGAGAAACATGGTTTTAAGGGTATGCTCGggagtattgattgtatgcattgggagtgGAAGAATTGTCCCGTTGCTTTGAAGGGACAATACACTAGGGGTGACCACAAGAAACCTACCATTATACTTGAAGCAGTTGCTTCGTATGACTTGTGGATTTGGCATGCATTTTTTGGAATGGCGGGTTCCAACAATGATATAAATGTTTTGAATCAATCCTATGTTTTTGATAAACTTAAAAAGGGAACATCTCCACTAGCACCATTTGAGGTAAACGGTAATCAGTACACAAAAGGCTATTACTCAGCTGACGGTATATATCCTGACTGGGCTACTCTAGTCAAAGGTTTTGCGAGTCCGACAGATGATCCAAGGATTAAGTTTACTAGGTTTCAAGCTAGTGTCCGAAAGGATGTAGAGAGGGCATTTGGGGTTCTTCAAGGTCGATTTCATATTTTAAGGTTAGCAGCACGCACTATGTCGGTAAACAAGATGCGGAGAGTTATGGACTGTTGTATCATATTACATAATATGATTTTGGAGGATCAAGGATTTGCGTTAAGTGATTGGGAGGAAGAGTTCATTACCGAAGATATGGAGAATCGTCCGGAACGGATACCGAATAGAGGATGAGATCAAGACGTTATCATCCGAGAAATAAGAGATAGGACGGTGCACGACCAACTAACCGATGATCTAGTTGAGCATATTTGGAACCTTCCGTCCGCATTTCGCACCATGAATGGTTAaatttatgtaatggttaaattttatgtaatggttaatttttatgtgttttttaattatatgtaatataatttgtacgcataataaaataaaaaagaaaaaataaaaataaaactggtgggacctatttgacactggaggggcgtcagggttattttggtgtcagagggtgacactgccacgtcagaggcagattgcactttttggccaaaaagtgaacaatctgcctgtgacgtcacaggcagggTTAAAAATGGTCTTAGTGCACTGCCAATTTTTCACAATACCAAGGTGGATCATGGTCATCCCTCTGAAACAAACATTACTAATTATGATAAATTCCACACGAATAAATATGATCTTGCATGAAGTGGTAAATGCAATTTATTTTTTGTAACATACCTTGATGGGTAGTAAACTTTAACGTCATCCATACTGAAAAATTTAGCATAGAATCATTAAAATTTCTCAACTTTGAAAACAATACCAATCACTTACTTCAAAAAGTGATGTAAAATCAAGGGTAAACAGATTATAGACTGACTTGCTGGACAGATTTGTTAATTTAATATCAGAAACAAAAACACGAATAAAAACAGGAAACAAATTGAAGTATCCGCCACTTTAATCTATAAAGGATGTTAATTCACCACAATTAAAGATAAAGGAAACACTTCAAACCACCAAGATCATAAAACCTTTTAAAAAAATGAAGGTTTAAGGTAAATAGAGCTTGACTCCATTAgaattcattttcatcaaaaacggagtttcaCACATTACAGCAATCTCTCTTTTATAGAGCACTCATAGTTCTAAATCCTTCTATTCCCTAGACGAAAATAAAATAAGAGCTGGAAATTACAAGAGGTTGTTACATAGTACAACCATCTTTAATCAGTAGAATATTTTCTGGGACCACTTCATGCTGCTGCTGCTCCTGATGTTGTCTCTATCTTCCTTTTTATTTTTTTGCATTCTAagctcattatattatattatattatattatattatattatattatattatactatactatactatactacACTATTTACTAATTAGTGTAAATGGGTACCAATCATATCTCGTCACCTCGCAAATAAACACTGTTGTACTGTAGCAATCACTGTAGCAATGTAactgtggtatttttttttattttttttttggaaacaCCTAATTTGTGACTGGtttgtttttaataataacaatctgAATTTTTTATAATAAAATCCTTAAATTAGTTGTAACCAATTTTGCAAAAAAACACTATTGTACTGTAGCAATCACTGTAGCAATGTTActgtgacatttttttttttttttttttttggaaacacCTAATTTGTGACTGGtttgtttttaataataacaatctgAATTTTTTATAATAAAATCCTTAAATTAGTTGTAACCACATAATTATACTAATTGGATAGTAATATTTTTTAAAGTGACTGATGctatcttgatgaaaaaagaatagaATAAGTTTGGTCCagttcaaaataaaataaaaatataaactaataCATAGTTGGAGTTTTAGACAACAACAAAAAAAAGATAAGGGTGGCGGTGTCGGAAGAGTGCGACGGCTGGCGATTTGCTGGTGGTAAGCGGCGGTTGTGTATGCAATTTAAAATAATGGTAAAAAAGTTATGCAAATTCGATTGCACTACAAATTTCATAGTCATTTTTCGAAATGGCATTGTAATTATATGAAATCGTAAACAAAATTTTTTTTGCACACCGCCGCGAAGCGCGGTCCACTTTACTAGTTACCAACTAAAATAAAACTACTACAATCAGTCAGTCAGTCACACATATATGTTGCATATCCAATACAAACATAAAACATGTGATCTGATTTGAAAGCATGTGTAATAGGAGTGGTAATGGCCCTAAGCCATCCATTTAAGTAAGGTGTAACCTTGATTGAATTTAGGTTCACCAAACAACCCATCAAAATTGAGACATTACAGGTATCACAACCATAGCTTGACTTGTATACATCAATAAAACATGCTGTGTAATTATATTATTCTCGTCTGATAATAGATTCTTATCAAAAAGGCTCATCATCATCTACGGGCTAACGGACAATGGCTATTAAATATACGATCGTACAGAAGTGAGCTATTGTGAAATCAAATGCTGAAAGAGGCACATCCATACATAACAGAATTGACTTACAGGTGTAGAACCCAATTTCGTTGAAACGGCTGCAATATGTATCCCCTGCTCGAGTGAAATCCAAATGCAAATTATCTTTCTTCAACTATTAATCCATAGCCATGAGTGAAATCCAAATAATTCAACACGGTATCATGGGTATCATACACATTTACCAGCTTCTTGCAAGATGATTGACAAAGCTTATTATAAAAAAAGATATTTAATCACGTATCTATTTATGTTCAATTTAAAAAGCTTATAAACACTTTCTTCCATATCAAAAGTTAGAAAACATATTTGTAAACGCACGTTACCATTCGTCAACTATCAATCCATAACCATCAGAGAAATCCAAACAATTCAACAAGGAATCACGGGATTCATACATATTCATCTAGTTTCTGGCAAAATATTATGAAAATATTTGTATAGCAAAAGAAATCGGATCACGTATCTGTTTCACGTACCACAAACCTATACTACCAACATCCATGTTCAAATTGTTAAAGCTTTATAAGCATTATCCCTGTGACAGAAACACTACTGAAGCATGACTGATTCCATACGAGAACACTATTAAAGTATGACAGAAACACTACTAAAGCATGACTAATTCCATACAAAAACATACAATCTTCGATGAAGTAGTAAATGCGATTTATTTTCTTGTGACATACGTCGAGGGGTAGTAGACTTTCACGCCATTCTTATTGAATAATTTATCAAAAGAATCTAATATCTCGCATCATAAATCCTCACTTTTACGCATATGCTAAAAGGCACGCATCCAAAACGAAAGTTTTAGGCATATAGATACATAATAGAATTGACTTATAGGTGTAGGACCCAATTTTGTTGAAGTTTAGTCTTAAGGTGAAAGTGTCCTGTAacatagaaaaaaaataaaaaatcttgcGGTGAAGTGTTATTGCGTTTTGAAAGTCATAAACTTCACGATACCACTTCTGCTGAGTCTAACGAGGCTCAGGTGCGGAGCCTTCCACTGTCACTGTGGACCGAGACTACGCAAAGGTAGAACATCACCCACACACAAAAACCTAATTATCAGTAACGTGAAAACACAATAAATAAAAAACCTAATTATCAGGTTTCCTCGTGAGGGGCAGTAGAACTGTAATAATTCGACCAAGGAAATGATCACGTGAGTGGGTTCCGACATCGTGTTCGGTCCCCCGTAAGTGACTCCTAACcgctgttaaaaaaaataaaaataaaataaaagatgaAAGAAGTTAATTGTTTCTTACTTGAAGAAATAGTCCCGTTTATTTCCAAAAGAACGGAGAGAAGAGGTGCAATAAAGGAAACTCTTTTATCCCTATTCGAAGTGGTCAACCAATGAAACTGCTGCAATATTTTCGCTGCCTAGACCATCCCCTGCTCGAAATATGACTATTTGACATGCATATACCTTCAAATTCACATTTTGTATGACCTTAAAGAGTTAAATGTGCACCAACTCGTTCAAAATGGTTCTCATTTATTTTGTGCAAATGATATTCGAATCACTACTTTTAATGCAGTCCTAATCCTCATATACCACCGCcaataattgtaacatcccgcgtttttccgttaaattatttttaacgccgtcttttttttttattttatatcctcggtatctcaattcgtatcctccattagctacattcttacaatattttcgttattggattataacatctcccgtactctcgtgtaacttaaaataattcgtttggttaattcccgcacccgattacaaactagagggactagacttgtcaaaagaccaaacctttgactaggtcaaagtggtcaaaccacctcctccattcattatcctctccattttctctttttctttaatacttccctatttttcttaaattctcccttacaaagattcatcatccattcatgatctagcaaacttcaatcaaaacaaaatacatatttggaatcctctcttcatcctcttcaatttgataccaacttcatctcatttgggtaactttctaaaatcactaattttatgtgttcttgagatttttgagttataaagttgttaattagtgtcta is from Rutidosis leptorrhynchoides isolate AG116_Rl617_1_P2 chromosome 10, CSIRO_AGI_Rlap_v1, whole genome shotgun sequence and encodes:
- the LOC139871408 gene encoding protein ALP1-like; this translates as MASYLLSFDSDSEDERIIALIQHLEDADDEVESDRVPRSRIYIPRNREEAAENLWKDYFSDTPVFSPFKFKRRFRMRIELFLRISQGISNFDSHDTPEHFRFFRERFDAIGRPTSTILQKMTSALRQLAYGTAADMFDEYLKMSEQTSILCLDNFCKCIITLYKEHYMRSPNAYDVQRLYSKHEEKHGFKGMLGSIDCMHWEWKNCPVALKGQYTRGDHKKPTIILEAVASYDLWIWHAFFGMAGSNNDINVLNQSYVFDKLKKGTSPLAPFEVNGNQYTKGYYSADGIYPDWATLVKGFASPTDDPRIKFTRFQASVRKDVERAFGVLQGRFHILRLAARTMSVNKMRRVMDCCIILHNMILEDQGFALSDWEEEFITEDMENRPERIPNRG